One segment of Gilliamella sp. ESL0441 DNA contains the following:
- the fliE gene encoding flagellar hook-basal body complex protein FliE — MNNLNNFDNSVLSSIKAPNLLEKKQSISNQSSFATELKMALDSISQTQIQAQNQAKAFELGEPNIALNEVMVNMQKSTVSLQFGIQVRNKLVAAYQEIMNMNV, encoded by the coding sequence ATGAATAATTTAAATAATTTTGATAATAGCGTTCTCTCATCGATAAAAGCCCCCAATCTGCTTGAAAAGAAACAATCAATTTCCAATCAATCCAGTTTTGCCACTGAACTAAAAATGGCGTTGGATTCTATTAGCCAAACGCAAATACAGGCTCAAAATCAAGCAAAAGCGTTTGAACTGGGTGAACCCAATATTGCCTTAAATGAAGTTATGGTGAATATGCAAAAATCGACAGTTTCACTTCAATTTGGTATTCAAGTTCGTAACAAACTTGTTGCGGCTTATCAAGAAATCATGAATATGAATGTTTAA